One Hyphomicrobiales bacterium genomic window, AAGCTGGCTCGGAAAGTCTCCAAGACCTGCTATAAGCCTTGCCCGAAGAGATCGGGACCAGGGCCGTGGCAGACGGATCGAACTCACCAAATGCGCCGCGCGATGGAGCGCTCCCGCCGAGGGCCGTATTGTCGGCGCTGGTCCTGGCGCTGGCGGCCGCGTCGTTCGTGCTCGGCGTCGCGCTGCCGATCGTCAAGCTGAACCGGTTGTTCTTCTTCACCGACGCTCATTCCATCCTGTCGATGATCCGCGGCCTGTTTGTTCAGGGCGAGCTCTTGCTCGGCCTGATCATCCTGGTGTTCTCCGTCGTGCTGCCGGCGGCGAAGATCATGCTTCTCGGCTGGCATCTGGTGAGCGGGCGCGACCGGCCCCCTCCGTCCGTCGTCGCCGTCCTCGTCGGCGCCATCGGCAAATGGTCGATGCTCGACGTGCTGCTGGTGGCGCTGGTCATTTTCGCGGTCAAGACCAGCGGCCTCGGCACGGCGAC contains:
- a CDS encoding paraquat-inducible protein A encodes the protein MSALVLALAAASFVLGVALPIVKLNRLFFFTDAHSILSMIRGLFVQGELLLGLIILVFSVVLPAAKIMLLGWHLVSGRDRPPPSVVAVLVGAIGKWSMLDVLLVALVIFAVKTSGLGTATSEPGLYFFTASVAMTMLAAAMVPRAAPSTTSPRRASR